The Flavobacteriales bacterium genome segment CATCTTCCATCTCCTGTAGGTTTTCCACGACTTCCATCGGGGCTCCTGCGCGTAGGGCATAATCGATCAGCTCATCGCGTGTTGCAGGCCATGGAGCGTCTTCCAGATAAGATGCTAATTCAAGAGTC includes the following:
- a CDS encoding DUF2795 domain-containing protein — translated: MYWTLELASYLEDAPWPATRDELIDYALRAGAPMEVVENLQEMEDEGEIYESIEEIWPDYPSKEDFFFNEDEY